The Verrucomicrobiia bacterium genomic interval AAGACCGGCCTGACGAGCAGCCTCGAGGACAAAGGCAGAACGACTGGCGGTTCGTGGCGTGACCAGATGCACCAACCGCTGCGGTCTTAGGCGCAGCACGGGCAGGAGATTGGGCATGGTCTGTTCGCTGATGAGTTGGATGAGGGTTGGAGGCATGCGGAGCATGAGGGAGGTGAGATCGCGCTGTCCGTTGAACTAAGAATGTCTCGTCGGGCCGGGATGTCCCCCGTTTTCCGGGAGGCCCGAATCTTCGCGGCAATTCAGAGGTTGAACGTTTTGATCCGAGAAACAATCCGCCTCGACATGGCAGTCCCGGCTTCCCGCAAATTCGCCCCGTAGCGGGTGATCCTTGAGATGCACGGTTAATGAACGACCTGCGATCAGCAATTCCATGACCGCTTTGAGCCGCGCCAGGTTCTTGACCCGCTTGGACACATGTTTGACGTCCTCCTCGAACTGGCTGGTGCGGCTGAAGGTTCTCACATGCCCAGGTCGGCAAAGAGTTGCTGCTTGCTGG includes:
- a CDS encoding type II toxin-antitoxin system YafQ family toxin; its protein translation is MRTFSRTSQFEEDVKHVSKRVKNLARLKAVMELLIAGRSLTVHLKDHPLRGEFAGSRDCHVEADCFSDQNVQPLNCREDSGLPENGGHPGPTRHS